The proteins below are encoded in one region of Candidatus Nezhaarchaeales archaeon:
- a CDS encoding ARMT1-like domain-containing protein codes for MKVEPICAVCLLSRGMEEARLATDKEDVLMKVAQGLLNLLSKEFNVNAIPAYLGRKRDRLVREITNCNDPYREAKRRSNELALKLLPQAYELLNGKRGYARFKTASLIATLGNAFEFGVLGYSFPLNQGVDLLKELSQQEVYDETYKVYGVLRKNIKILYLTDNAGEIAFDKVLIEELNMIGAQVTVMVKGAPIINDALLEDALLFKLNEVANVVTSDGDEVGFNPLDASERLRSLYLSSDLVIAKGMGHYETLSEMEISPPIVHMLKAKCQPVAKSLGVKRGSLVIKARWD; via the coding sequence AGGAGGCTAGGTTAGCTACCGATAAGGAAGACGTACTCATGAAGGTAGCTCAGGGACTTCTAAACCTATTAAGTAAGGAGTTTAACGTAAATGCTATCCCGGCTTACCTTGGTAGGAAACGCGACCGTTTAGTTAGGGAAATTACTAATTGTAATGATCCTTACCGTGAAGCTAAAAGGAGGAGCAATGAACTAGCTTTAAAGCTACTGCCACAAGCATACGAACTACTTAATGGAAAGCGGGGTTATGCTAGATTTAAAACGGCCAGCCTTATCGCTACGCTTGGTAATGCCTTCGAATTTGGAGTGCTAGGATATAGCTTCCCCCTTAATCAAGGGGTAGACCTGCTTAAGGAGTTAAGCCAGCAGGAGGTCTACGACGAAACTTACAAGGTCTACGGGGTTTTAAGGAAGAACATAAAAATCCTATACCTAACTGATAACGCTGGTGAGATAGCTTTCGATAAGGTCTTAATCGAGGAGTTGAACATGATTGGAGCGCAAGTAACCGTTATGGTTAAGGGGGCACCTATAATAAATGATGCCCTACTAGAGGATGCCCTACTTTTTAAGCTGAACGAGGTTGCTAACGTGGTAACGAGCGATGGAGATGAGGTCGGTTTTAACCCTTTGGACGCTTCCGAAAGGCTACGAAGCCTCTACCTCTCATCCGACTTAGTGATAGCTAAGGGCATGGGACACTATGAAACACTAAGCGAGATGGAAATCTCACCTCCCATAGTTCATATGTTGAAAGCTAAATGTCAACCTGTAGCTAAAAGCCTAGGGGTAAAGCGTGGCAGTCTAGTAATAAAAGCTAGGTGGGATTAG